The Pseudomonadota bacterium genome includes a window with the following:
- a CDS encoding type II toxin-antitoxin system HicB family antitoxin → MRDYHINIFYSEDDDGYIADIPDLEACSAIGETPDEALREVQQAKKLWLEATRAEGKPVPAPEYRPVIYQAASA, encoded by the coding sequence ATGCGCGATTATCATATTAACATTTTTTATTCAGAAGATGATGACGGTTACATCGCAGATATCCCCGACCTTGAGGCTTGCTCCGCAATTGGTGAAACACCTGACGAGGCATTGCGCGAGGTCCAACAGGCCAAAAAACTATGGCTGGAGGCTACACGAGCAGAGGGCAAGCCTGTCCCGGCACCAGAATATCGCCCAGTCATATATCAGGCGGCGTCAGCTTGA